One Sporocytophaga myxococcoides DNA segment encodes these proteins:
- a CDS encoding FAD-dependent oxidoreductase yields MNTDSIWKEESGKCPVFKPLERDIETEVLIIGGGITGLTIATLLNDAGIHSVLAEASHIGNGTTGMSSCHLTTQIDAQYRKIYKDFGEKITELVARSRAEGIDFIEQLIKSKNINCDFKRVTGYQYADRPEQIADLEAEYRYAGYVDLPVELTDNIDLPFSVTKALKFGNQAVFNAQSFINGLAEHLVNSKCEIFENTRVTDIREDRGIFTVSANGKIIRALKVVMATHIPLFFNVLQTLAFPYMSYVIAATIEGDTPGNLYWDMDEPYHYIRSTEFNGRKYLIVGGADHKVGHVEETSKRFTELESYARKKFNVKSVDFKWSAEFFESADGLPFIGESPFSKKLYVATGFAGDGLVYGPLAALIISDLIQGKTNRYYDAYDSTRITIAASMADFFKENIDNVRSLVADKFGNVSEQSPDHLEPGEGKILNLNGEKVAVAKDANGEVYAVSPVCTHLKCNVHYNNAEQTWDCPCHGSRFSIDGSVVYGPAVDPLEKKEIVVVAEDKK; encoded by the coding sequence ATGAATACAGACTCAATCTGGAAAGAAGAAAGTGGCAAATGTCCGGTTTTTAAACCCCTTGAAAGGGATATTGAGACAGAAGTGTTAATCATTGGAGGAGGAATTACTGGGCTAACAATAGCAACGCTTCTGAATGATGCCGGAATACATTCTGTACTTGCTGAGGCAAGTCACATAGGTAACGGAACTACCGGGATGTCCAGTTGTCACCTTACAACTCAAATCGATGCCCAGTATAGAAAAATATACAAAGATTTTGGGGAAAAAATTACAGAGTTGGTTGCAAGAAGTCGGGCTGAAGGGATAGATTTTATTGAGCAACTAATTAAAAGTAAAAATATTAATTGTGACTTTAAAAGGGTTACCGGATATCAGTATGCTGATAGGCCTGAACAAATTGCTGATCTGGAGGCGGAATATAGATATGCGGGTTACGTTGATCTACCTGTAGAGCTTACAGATAACATAGATTTGCCTTTTTCAGTTACTAAAGCTCTGAAGTTTGGTAACCAGGCAGTTTTTAATGCCCAGTCATTTATTAATGGTCTTGCTGAACATCTCGTGAACAGTAAATGTGAAATCTTTGAAAATACGAGGGTAACAGATATCAGAGAAGATAGAGGAATCTTTACAGTGTCGGCCAATGGTAAAATTATCAGAGCTTTAAAAGTTGTAATGGCTACTCATATTCCTTTATTTTTTAATGTACTTCAAACGCTTGCTTTCCCTTATATGAGCTATGTGATAGCTGCTACAATAGAAGGAGATACTCCTGGAAATTTATATTGGGATATGGATGAGCCATATCATTATATCAGAAGTACTGAATTCAATGGCAGGAAATATCTGATAGTAGGCGGAGCAGATCATAAGGTAGGTCATGTAGAGGAAACATCAAAGAGGTTTACAGAGCTGGAATCTTATGCTCGTAAAAAGTTTAATGTTAAATCAGTAGATTTTAAGTGGTCTGCTGAATTTTTTGAATCTGCCGATGGACTTCCTTTTATTGGTGAAAGTCCATTTTCAAAAAAACTGTACGTAGCTACAGGATTTGCCGGAGATGGTTTAGTGTATGGTCCGCTGGCAGCTTTGATAATAAGTGATCTGATTCAGGGCAAAACAAATAGGTATTATGATGCTTATGATTCTACAAGAATCACTATTGCTGCTTCTATGGCTGATTTTTTTAAGGAGAATATAGATAATGTCCGTTCATTAGTTGCTGATAAGTTCGGAAATGTTTCTGAACAGTCTCCCGATCATCTTGAGCCAGGAGAAGGCAAAATATTGAATCTGAATGGGGAGAAAGTTGCTGTGGCTAAAGATGCAAATGGTGAAGTTTATGCGGTTTCTCCTGTATGTACTCATTTGAAATGTAATGTACACTACAACAATGCAGAACAAACCTGGGATTGCCCTTGTCATGGTAGCAGGTTTTCCATAGATGGGTCAGTCGTATATGGTCCGGCCGTAGATCCTTTAGAGAAAAAGGAGATTGTAGTGGTTGCAGAAGACAAGAAATAA
- a CDS encoding metallophosphoesterase — protein MTWIIVILSLIIFSSVLVYLLTIEHRKRPHIQLKHHGWTKNFPESSAPPFYSLFLIGDAGAPSVLHPDPTLALLERKLKEAGDAAGVFFLGDNIYPTGLPESNDKDFPLAEKRLLAQLHVVEHHKGLKVFVSGNHDWKKGRKGGFQTMMRQQEYVESFFSSKEVYLPRNGCPGPYEISVNDKLTFIVLNTQWWVHGGHKPLGKREGCLVDNEHEFFLLLEDLLARNSSKRIVVLGHHPLYSFAVHGGRFSMKQHLFPLTDANKKLYLPLPVAGSLYPIYRRYIGSKEDMSHPLYKRLRRRLIDIFKKYDNLIYAAGHDHNLQYIYKNNQHFIVSGAGSKVNHVQKASHAIFTHAHKGFFKLSFYENETWLEVFEPHKKKEDGLLVFRKKMF, from the coding sequence ATGACCTGGATAATTGTTATATTAAGCCTTATTATTTTTTCCTCCGTTTTGGTTTATCTACTCACAATAGAACATAGAAAGCGGCCACATATCCAATTAAAGCATCATGGCTGGACGAAAAATTTTCCTGAAAGCTCTGCCCCTCCATTTTATTCATTGTTCCTGATTGGTGATGCTGGAGCTCCTTCCGTTTTACATCCTGATCCAACCCTAGCTTTGTTGGAAAGAAAATTGAAGGAGGCTGGGGATGCTGCAGGTGTTTTTTTTCTGGGGGATAATATATATCCAACAGGTTTGCCTGAGAGCAATGATAAAGACTTTCCGCTTGCAGAAAAAAGATTACTTGCACAATTACATGTGGTAGAGCATCACAAGGGTCTAAAAGTATTTGTTTCCGGGAATCATGACTGGAAGAAAGGCAGGAAAGGCGGCTTTCAAACAATGATGAGGCAACAAGAATATGTTGAAAGTTTTTTTAGCAGCAAAGAAGTTTATTTGCCACGAAATGGATGTCCTGGTCCATATGAAATTTCGGTTAATGATAAACTAACATTCATAGTTCTAAATACCCAATGGTGGGTCCATGGAGGGCATAAACCTCTTGGGAAAAGGGAAGGTTGTCTTGTAGATAATGAGCATGAATTTTTTCTTCTTCTGGAGGACCTTCTTGCCAGGAATAGTTCGAAAAGAATTGTTGTATTGGGGCATCATCCGCTTTATAGCTTTGCAGTGCATGGAGGCCGATTTTCTATGAAGCAGCATCTTTTTCCTCTTACAGATGCCAATAAGAAATTGTATTTGCCATTGCCTGTTGCAGGATCTTTATATCCTATTTACCGAAGGTATATCGGATCTAAAGAAGATATGTCACACCCTCTTTATAAAAGATTAAGGAGGAGATTGATTGACATTTTTAAGAAATACGACAACCTTATTTATGCAGCAGGTCATGATCATAATCTGCAGTATATTTATAAAAACAATCAGCACTTTATTGTGAGCGGGGCAGGAAGTAAGGTGAATCATGTGCAAAAAGCTTCCCATGCCATTTTTACTCATGCACACAAAGGTTTCTTCAAACTTTCATTTTATGAGAACGAAACATGGCTAGAAGTTTTTGAACCGCATAAGAAAAAAGAAGATGGACTTCTGGTATTCAGAAAAAAAATGTTCTAA
- a CDS encoding diacylglycerol/lipid kinase family protein: protein MLEDVAFSDKLLTSIVLTTSSCNAEKEKLRMEHSNLLFVINPHAGGKNKLEITSEIKQCCTGKSLFPYLYETTGINDKEEILKRMDHLKPEAIIAVGGDGTVNLVGDLLLNSETALGIIPAGSANGLAKDLNIPVNFEEALDIVQDFYTTKIDTLKINGKNCFHLSDLGFNARVVHRFAESSFRGKISYFWYALKEFFSYKFFAYKINSSELKKEGKAFMMVLTNANKFGTNITINPIGIINDGYFEISIIKPFPKIFAPLILFRLISNTISKSKYFIVLRLKKATISNSWKEFFHIDGEPVTERSEKLEVEIIPKSLKVILPETRQ, encoded by the coding sequence ATGCTTGAGGATGTCGCATTTTCTGATAAATTATTGACATCTATTGTTCTTACTACATCATCCTGCAATGCTGAAAAGGAGAAACTGCGTATGGAGCATAGCAACTTGCTGTTTGTAATTAATCCTCATGCTGGAGGTAAAAATAAGCTTGAAATAACTTCAGAAATAAAGCAATGCTGTACTGGAAAATCATTATTTCCTTATCTGTATGAAACAACTGGAATTAATGATAAAGAAGAGATTCTGAAGCGGATGGATCATCTAAAACCTGAAGCTATAATTGCTGTAGGCGGAGATGGCACAGTAAATCTTGTCGGAGACTTACTGCTCAATTCAGAGACTGCATTAGGCATTATTCCGGCCGGCTCTGCTAACGGATTAGCGAAAGACCTGAATATCCCTGTAAATTTTGAGGAAGCCCTGGATATTGTTCAGGATTTTTACACCACAAAAATTGATACTTTAAAAATCAATGGTAAAAACTGCTTTCATCTGAGCGACCTGGGGTTTAATGCAAGAGTGGTACACCGATTTGCAGAAAGCAGTTTTAGGGGAAAAATCAGCTATTTCTGGTATGCACTGAAAGAGTTTTTCTCCTATAAATTCTTTGCATATAAGATAAACTCCTCTGAACTGAAAAAAGAGGGCAAAGCATTTATGATGGTACTAACCAATGCCAATAAATTCGGTACAAATATTACAATTAATCCTATTGGCATTATCAATGATGGCTATTTTGAAATAAGTATTATCAAGCCATTTCCCAAAATTTTCGCCCCTTTGATTCTGTTCCGACTGATCAGTAATACAATATCTAAGTCAAAATACTTTATCGTACTAAGGTTGAAGAAAGCAACAATCAGCAACTCCTGGAAAGAATTCTTTCATATAGACGGGGAACCTGTCACTGAAAGAAGCGAAAAGCTGGAAGTTGAAATTATACCTAAAAGTCTAAAGGTCATCCTTCCTGAAACCAGACAATGA
- a CDS encoding THUMP domain-containing class I SAM-dependent RNA methyltransferase: MKGTENIFQQESTILVTCPKRIGKYLAEEIIAAGYPIESEMQTGISTRGTLIDCIRLNLVLRTAHKVLFHLKTFRCTHPDQLYSSTKDFAWEKYFSTESYFTIVANVENETITDSRFGSYKVKDAIADRFTSLFKKRPDSGPEKNKIVIYLHWKNDEASLYIDTSGETIAKHGYRKKPFKAPVQESLASALIYASRWDRKSTFINPMCGSGTLAIQACLTALNRYPGLFRSNYCFMHLNAFEMSYYDKAKEEIKSAVLRKMPARVIATDLDPLAIEAAQNNAATAGVDHLIEFRVCDFRETEVPEDAGVIMINPEYGERLGVDKDLEEIYTAIGDFFKKKCTGYLGYVFTGNLELAKRIGLKTKRRIEFYNGTIDARLLEYELYSGSKKINPQQSDAPTS; this comes from the coding sequence GTGAAAGGAACTGAAAATATTTTCCAGCAGGAGTCTACCATTCTTGTCACCTGTCCCAAAAGAATAGGTAAATATCTGGCCGAGGAAATAATCGCAGCTGGCTATCCAATTGAGAGTGAGATGCAAACCGGCATTTCAACTAGGGGAACTTTGATAGATTGCATACGCTTGAATCTTGTGTTAAGAACTGCGCATAAGGTGCTGTTTCATTTAAAAACATTCCGTTGCACTCATCCCGATCAGCTTTATTCTTCGACAAAAGACTTTGCCTGGGAAAAGTATTTTTCTACAGAAAGCTATTTTACCATAGTTGCAAATGTTGAGAACGAGACCATCACTGATTCCCGTTTCGGTTCTTATAAAGTTAAAGATGCAATTGCAGACAGGTTTACTTCTCTGTTTAAAAAACGTCCGGATTCGGGACCTGAGAAAAATAAAATAGTGATATATCTGCACTGGAAAAATGATGAAGCTTCTCTATACATAGATACAAGCGGGGAAACCATTGCCAAACATGGGTATAGAAAAAAACCTTTTAAAGCCCCTGTACAGGAAAGTCTTGCCTCTGCATTGATTTACGCCAGCAGGTGGGATAGAAAGTCTACATTTATCAATCCTATGTGCGGAAGCGGTACGCTGGCTATACAAGCCTGCCTAACTGCCTTAAACAGATATCCAGGTCTTTTCAGAAGCAATTATTGTTTCATGCACCTGAATGCTTTTGAAATGTCGTATTATGACAAAGCCAAAGAAGAAATAAAATCTGCAGTACTCAGGAAAATGCCAGCACGTGTTATTGCAACAGACCTTGATCCTCTTGCAATAGAGGCTGCGCAAAATAATGCTGCTACCGCTGGCGTCGATCATCTGATTGAATTTCGTGTATGTGATTTCAGAGAAACCGAAGTGCCTGAAGATGCAGGTGTGATAATGATAAATCCTGAATATGGAGAAAGATTGGGGGTAGACAAAGATCTTGAAGAAATTTACACCGCAATCGGTGACTTTTTTAAGAAAAAATGCACAGGCTACCTTGGATATGTTTTTACAGGGAACCTTGAACTTGCCAAAAGGATAGGTCTTAAAACAAAACGCCGTATTGAATTTTACAATGGCACCATCGATGCCAGATTACTTGAATATGAACTATATAGCGGAAGTAAAAAAATTAACCCGCAACAATCGGACGCTCCGACAAGTTAG
- a CDS encoding acyl-CoA-binding protein, which translates to MDIKVEFEEAVKQSRLLPAQSNENLLKLYGLFKQATEGDVNIEKPTNFFDLAGIAKYNTWSDLKGMSTDEAKQKYIALVKDLSGK; encoded by the coding sequence ATGGATATAAAAGTAGAATTTGAAGAGGCAGTTAAGCAATCACGATTGCTTCCTGCTCAGTCTAATGAGAACCTGTTAAAGCTTTATGGGTTATTCAAACAGGCGACTGAAGGAGATGTAAATATAGAGAAACCAACCAATTTTTTTGATTTGGCTGGCATTGCCAAATACAATACCTGGAGCGATCTTAAGGGTATGAGTACGGACGAGGCAAAGCAAAAGTATATTGCATTAGTAAAAGATCTTTCAGGAAAGTAA
- a CDS encoding response regulator has product MDSLIDSMVKFKNVLLVDDDYVSNFIADHLLTKLDLCENLTFCRNGDEALKYLKSAGDDFPEVIFLDINMPVMDGFEFIETFQRLNLDKKKTRIIIYTSSFSPKDLEVLKNIGFNDFIIKPLTEEKLMNVLKLFSTN; this is encoded by the coding sequence ATGGATTCATTAATTGATTCAATGGTAAAATTCAAAAATGTTCTACTGGTAGATGATGATTATGTAAGCAATTTTATTGCAGACCATCTTCTAACGAAGCTTGACCTTTGTGAAAATCTTACATTTTGCAGAAATGGAGATGAAGCTCTTAAATATTTGAAATCTGCAGGCGATGATTTCCCTGAAGTTATATTCCTTGATATAAATATGCCTGTAATGGACGGTTTCGAATTTATTGAAACATTTCAAAGACTAAATCTCGATAAGAAAAAAACCAGGATTATAATTTATACCTCTTCATTCAGTCCTAAGGACTTGGAAGTATTGAAGAATATAGGGTTTAACGATTTTATCATCAAGCCTTTAACTGAAGAAAAATTAATGAATGTGTTAAAACTTTTTAGTACAAACTAG
- a CDS encoding response regulator, whose protein sequence is MPYFNTILLVDDDFVNNFITERTLRRSNIAREVKTVRNGEEALTFLTEQINRTPELIILDVNMPEMNGIDFLKNFKKMVLEKNIKVVLLTSVISPGQESSISRLGFEDIMIKPFTEEKLLKILKKDLIAR, encoded by the coding sequence ATGCCCTACTTTAACACAATTCTGCTTGTTGATGATGATTTTGTCAACAACTTTATTACAGAAAGAACTTTAAGAAGATCCAATATCGCCAGGGAAGTTAAAACTGTACGGAATGGCGAGGAAGCTTTGACTTTTTTAACAGAGCAAATCAATCGTACTCCGGAACTAATCATCCTGGATGTTAATATGCCTGAAATGAATGGGATCGATTTTCTTAAGAATTTTAAGAAGATGGTTTTGGAAAAGAACATTAAGGTGGTGCTGCTCACGAGCGTCATTAGTCCAGGTCAGGAATCTTCAATTTCTCGTCTTGGCTTTGAGGATATAATGATAAAACCATTTACAGAAGAGAAGTTGCTCAAAATTCTTAAGAAAGATTTAATTGCCAGATAA
- a CDS encoding DUF983 domain-containing protein, giving the protein MNKNCAVCGQPAEPEPGFYYGAMYMSYGLCVAICGFNFILTEFILKLPEYSFLVVNTLILILLWPLVFRYARVLYIYLFIRYDPNAGKNQ; this is encoded by the coding sequence ATGAATAAGAATTGTGCGGTTTGTGGGCAACCTGCAGAGCCAGAACCTGGATTTTATTATGGAGCTATGTATATGAGTTATGGTTTATGCGTGGCAATTTGCGGCTTTAATTTTATTCTAACTGAATTTATACTTAAACTACCTGAGTACTCATTTCTGGTTGTTAATACCTTAATTCTTATTTTATTATGGCCACTGGTTTTCAGATATGCGAGGGTGTTATATATTTATTTATTTATTCGATATGATCCCAATGCGGGTAAAAATCAATAG
- a CDS encoding response regulator → MEKVNCVLLVDDDEISNYLSERVIKKLEFSNKVKKSTNGEEALLYLAKHCCTFDDIYFPELILLDNNMPEMTGIEFLESLKAMNISTQDRMKVVVLTATANPKEEARMKELGISGFLTKPLTEEKLLEVVSTI, encoded by the coding sequence ATGGAAAAGGTGAATTGTGTTTTATTGGTGGATGATGATGAAATCTCTAATTATTTGTCCGAAAGAGTGATTAAAAAGCTTGAATTTTCAAATAAAGTTAAAAAATCAACCAATGGAGAAGAGGCTCTTCTTTACCTTGCCAAGCACTGTTGTACTTTTGATGATATATACTTTCCGGAACTAATCTTATTGGATAATAATATGCCCGAAATGACAGGAATTGAATTTCTGGAATCTCTGAAGGCTATGAATATCAGTACTCAGGACAGAATGAAAGTAGTCGTACTTACTGCTACTGCTAATCCAAAAGAAGAAGCCAGAATGAAAGAGCTGGGGATAAGCGGTTTTTTGACTAAACCCCTTACTGAGGAAAAATTACTTGAAGTAGTATCGACTATTTAA
- a CDS encoding DUF721 domain-containing protein — protein sequence MYKKPEKIKTPTSRNSDVASLKDCIDDLINVYKLRGRLSEAEITGNWEKIMGKTISSRTEEIYFKDKKLFIKINSAPLKNELSFSKNKIIEKINEAVKSDVVSEIIFL from the coding sequence ATGTATAAGAAGCCTGAAAAAATAAAAACTCCTACATCAAGAAACTCTGATGTTGCATCTTTAAAAGACTGCATCGATGATCTTATTAATGTATACAAGCTTCGAGGCAGACTGAGTGAAGCAGAAATTACCGGCAATTGGGAGAAAATCATGGGTAAAACTATCTCCAGCCGAACAGAAGAAATTTATTTTAAAGACAAAAAGTTATTTATAAAAATTAACAGTGCCCCACTGAAAAATGAACTTTCCTTTTCTAAAAATAAAATTATAGAAAAGATCAACGAAGCTGTAAAATCAGACGTTGTTTCTGAAATAATATTTTTATGA
- the recF gene encoding DNA replication/repair protein RecF (All proteins in this family for which functions are known are DNA-binding proteins that assist the filamentation of RecA onto DNA for the initiation of recombination or recombinational repair.) codes for MRIKNLNLLNFKNYEEESLEFSDGVNILTGNNGSGKTNLLDAIHFLSMSKSAFHSSDNQSLKRGESFFSVFGTFNKNNTDYLISTLFQAGKKIFQADKKNYDKITDHIGRFPLILVTPYDTDLIREGSEERRKFFDSLFSQIDKNYLLSLIRYNHFLKQRNSLLKQFAEKRYTDFDLLESYDEPILEEGFKIFSWRKNLIKEFLPLFNNTYDLLTHRKENVSLTHQSDVADPEFKITYKNAIQKDLILERTTKGIHKDDYQFLIEGQSIKSTGSQGQQKSYVLALKLASYHLLSKYSHTKPLLLLDDIFDKLDEERIISLLKMIDGDDFGQILITEAKLERSMEYFKNIKKQIRIFNISKGKILSIQNV; via the coding sequence ATGAGGATTAAAAATCTAAACTTGTTGAATTTCAAGAATTACGAAGAGGAATCTCTGGAATTTTCTGATGGTGTAAATATCCTGACGGGAAATAACGGATCAGGAAAAACTAATTTACTCGATGCCATTCATTTTCTCAGCATGAGTAAAAGTGCATTTCATAGCTCAGATAATCAGTCACTCAAAAGGGGAGAAAGTTTTTTTTCCGTTTTCGGAACTTTTAATAAAAACAATACCGATTACCTTATTTCAACTTTATTTCAGGCAGGAAAGAAAATATTTCAGGCAGATAAAAAAAATTATGATAAAATCACGGACCACATAGGTCGGTTTCCCCTGATACTTGTAACACCCTATGATACTGACCTGATCAGGGAAGGTAGTGAAGAAAGGAGAAAATTTTTTGATAGTCTTTTTTCTCAAATCGATAAAAATTACCTTCTTTCTTTAATAAGATACAACCATTTCCTCAAACAAAGGAATAGCCTTTTAAAACAATTTGCTGAAAAAAGGTATACAGATTTTGATTTGCTCGAATCTTATGATGAACCTATTCTGGAAGAAGGATTTAAAATTTTCTCTTGGAGAAAAAACTTGATTAAAGAGTTCCTTCCTTTGTTCAACAACACTTATGATCTTCTCACTCACCGAAAAGAGAATGTCTCGCTAACACATCAATCAGATGTGGCGGATCCTGAATTTAAAATCACCTACAAAAATGCCATCCAAAAAGATCTGATTCTGGAAAGAACCACTAAAGGCATTCATAAAGATGATTATCAGTTTCTTATTGAAGGGCAGTCAATCAAATCTACTGGATCCCAGGGTCAACAGAAATCTTATGTACTTGCGTTAAAACTAGCCTCTTACCATCTGTTGTCAAAATACTCCCATACCAAACCATTACTTTTATTAGACGATATTTTTGACAAACTGGACGAAGAGAGGATTATCAGTCTTCTCAAAATGATCGATGGGGACGATTTCGGCCAGATTCTAATTACAGAAGCAAAACTGGAAAGAAGTATGGAATACTTTAAAAACATAAAGAAACAAATCCGTATATTTAACATCTCCAAAGGAAAAATTCTTTCTATTCAGAATGTATAA
- the pdhA gene encoding pyruvate dehydrogenase (acetyl-transferring) E1 component subunit alpha: MASVKEQSKAKVNASSKFSKETYLFWYEKMVLLRKFEEKSGQLYGQQKIKGFCHLYIGQEACALGAVTALTKDDHWITAYRDHGIPLALGTSPNAVMAELYGKVTGCSKGKGGSMHIFDKERNFAGGHGIVGGQIPLGAGIAFAEMYKGTKNLCMCYMGDGAVRQGAFHETLNMAMTWKIPVIFVIENNGYAMGTSVQRTSNVTELYKLGESYDIPSEPVDAMSVEEVHLAVERAAERARNGEGPTLLEFRTYRYKGHSMSDPAKYRTKEELEEYKAKDPIEQVRATILENKYATEQELEAIDKKIKEIVEESVKFAEESPFPSEDEAFKDVYVEPNYPFIIE; the protein is encoded by the coding sequence ATGGCAAGTGTTAAAGAACAGTCAAAAGCAAAAGTAAACGCCTCTTCAAAATTTTCAAAGGAAACATACCTGTTCTGGTATGAGAAGATGGTACTTCTTAGAAAATTTGAAGAAAAATCAGGTCAGTTATATGGACAGCAAAAGATAAAAGGATTTTGCCACTTATATATAGGTCAGGAGGCTTGTGCTCTTGGTGCGGTTACTGCCCTTACAAAAGATGACCACTGGATTACAGCATACCGTGATCACGGTATACCTTTAGCGCTTGGCACATCACCAAACGCAGTAATGGCAGAGTTATACGGAAAAGTAACAGGCTGTTCAAAAGGAAAAGGTGGTTCAATGCATATTTTTGATAAAGAAAGAAATTTTGCAGGTGGTCATGGTATAGTTGGAGGTCAGATTCCACTGGGAGCAGGCATTGCATTTGCGGAAATGTATAAAGGAACCAAGAACCTTTGTATGTGTTATATGGGGGATGGAGCTGTCAGACAAGGAGCATTCCATGAAACCTTAAACATGGCAATGACCTGGAAAATACCTGTAATCTTTGTTATTGAAAACAATGGTTACGCAATGGGTACTTCTGTACAAAGAACCAGTAATGTAACGGAACTATACAAACTTGGCGAATCTTATGATATTCCATCTGAGCCGGTAGATGCAATGAGTGTGGAAGAAGTACACCTTGCTGTTGAGAGAGCTGCGGAAAGAGCAAGAAATGGCGAAGGCCCGACTTTGCTTGAGTTCAGAACTTACCGTTACAAAGGTCACTCTATGTCAGATCCTGCTAAATACAGAACCAAGGAAGAACTTGAAGAATACAAGGCAAAAGATCCAATTGAGCAGGTAAGGGCTACCATACTTGAAAACAAATATGCTACAGAGCAGGAGCTTGAGGCAATCGATAAAAAAATCAAAGAAATCGTTGAAGAAAGCGTAAAATTTGCAGAAGAGTCACCGTTCCCTTCTGAGGACGAGGCATTTAAAGATGTTTACGTGGAGCCTAATTATCCATTCATAATTGAATAA
- a CDS encoding tetratricopeptide repeat protein, producing the protein MAKLKESKGEPVAENPELVSNKFGQTEDFLNKYKTVLFGIVGAAILAGAGYFFYNHQKSSENKEAQNAMFVSVLAFEEDSLDRALKGSGPNAPGLLDVADEFSGTNAGDLANFYVGVAYLKKGKFEDAISYLKEFNANDLLVQARAYSLIGDAYMELKDFDNAVTYYKKASDYKPNEQYTPSYLMKLALAYEVSKKFEDAAKQYEKIIKDFPKSSEVMDAKKYFEQDLELAK; encoded by the coding sequence ATGGCAAAGTTAAAGGAAAGCAAAGGTGAGCCGGTAGCAGAAAATCCGGAATTGGTATCAAACAAGTTTGGTCAGACTGAAGATTTTCTAAATAAATACAAAACCGTTTTATTCGGGATAGTTGGTGCAGCTATACTTGCAGGTGCCGGATATTTCTTTTACAATCATCAGAAAAGCAGTGAGAATAAAGAAGCGCAAAATGCTATGTTCGTTTCCGTTCTTGCTTTTGAAGAAGATTCTCTTGACAGAGCTCTTAAAGGTTCGGGTCCAAATGCCCCGGGTCTTCTTGATGTAGCTGATGAATTCAGCGGAACTAATGCCGGAGATCTTGCTAATTTCTATGTAGGTGTTGCTTATTTGAAAAAGGGTAAGTTTGAGGATGCAATTTCTTATCTGAAAGAATTCAATGCGAATGATTTATTGGTTCAGGCAAGAGCATACAGCCTTATCGGTGATGCTTACATGGAACTTAAAGATTTCGATAATGCTGTTACTTACTATAAAAAAGCTTCAGATTATAAGCCGAATGAGCAGTACACTCCTTCATATCTAATGAAATTGGCTTTGGCATATGAAGTTTCAAAAAAATTCGAAGATGCAGCTAAACAATATGAGAAGATTATAAAGGATTTTCCTAAATCTTCTGAGGTAATGGATGCTAAGAAATATTTTGAACAAGATCTGGAACTTGCAAAATAA
- the ribH gene encoding 6,7-dimethyl-8-ribityllumazine synthase, with amino-acid sequence MATSLKNLSSHTGKNITDISGKKFGVVVAEWNSEVTESLYAGALDTLLKHGAKRENIIKKLVPGSFELSLGAQWMAQHEEIDAVIVLGCVIQGDTRHFDFICDAVAYGITEVSLKYNKPAIFGVLTTNNQQQALDRAGGKHGNKGDEAAITAIKMLGF; translated from the coding sequence ATGGCAACTTCACTTAAAAATCTTAGCAGTCATACAGGAAAGAATATTACAGACATTTCAGGTAAAAAATTTGGAGTGGTAGTGGCAGAATGGAATTCGGAAGTTACAGAGTCGCTTTATGCAGGTGCTTTAGACACTTTGCTGAAGCATGGAGCAAAAAGGGAGAATATAATTAAAAAGCTGGTTCCAGGGTCTTTTGAACTTAGTCTGGGTGCCCAATGGATGGCCCAGCATGAAGAGATTGACGCAGTGATTGTATTAGGATGTGTTATTCAGGGAGATACAAGGCATTTTGACTTTATCTGTGATGCAGTAGCTTATGGAATAACAGAAGTGAGTTTGAAATACAATAAGCCTGCAATCTTTGGAGTGCTCACAACCAACAATCAGCAGCAAGCATTGGACAGGGCAGGAGGAAAGCATGGAAATAAAGGGGACGAAGCGGCGATAACTGCAATTAAAATGTTGGGATTTTAA